The following coding sequences lie in one Arachis hypogaea cultivar Tifrunner chromosome 9, arahy.Tifrunner.gnm2.J5K5, whole genome shotgun sequence genomic window:
- the LOC112713121 gene encoding GRAS family protein RAM1 has translation MEDSEEDELLNLSLSVPADRERKKKKGKTILDNNNNNNIMMMMSCSSSTTFDHEAYEAKIFRLLQMRDQMLRQHHRNHDNTNKGLLGNNNTNNGLPLIHLLLSTATAVDGNNFAAALNNLTDLYQSVSLTGDSVERVVAYFSDGLTARLLTRNSPFYDMIMEEPTSEEEFRAFTDLYRVSPYFQFAHFTANQAILEAFEREEDRNNRSIHVIDFDVSYGFQWPSLIQSLSEKATSTSRIFLRHGNIGNWIREESEGAARNGVKISELL, from the exons ATGGAAGATTCAGAGGAAGATGAGCTCCTGAACCTTAGCCTTTCAGTGCCTGCTGAtagggaaagaaagaaaaagaaaggaaagaccATCTtagataacaacaacaacaacaatatcatgatgatgatgagttgTAGTAGTAGCACAACCTTTGATCATGAGGCCTATGAAGCTAAAATCTTTAGGCTTCTACAAATGAGAGATCAAATGCTAAGACAACATCATAGGAATCATGATAATACAAACAAAGGACTTCTTGGGAATAACAACACCAATAATGGCCTCCCTTTGATTCATTTGCTTCTCTCAACCGCCACTGCCGTCGACGGTAACAACTTCGCCGCCGCCTTGAACAACCTCACCGACCTCTACCAGAGCGTTTCCCTAACCGGTGACTCAGTGGAGCGTGTTGTGGCCTACTTCTCTGATGGCTTAACCGCAAGGCTTCTCACAAGAAACTCACCTTTCTATGACATGATCATGGAGGAACCAACTTCTGAGGAAGAGTTTCGTGCTTTCACTGATCTCTATAGAGTCTCTCCCTACTTCCAATTCGCTCATTTCACTGCCAATCAAGCAATCTTGGAGGCCTTCGAGAGGGAGGAAGATCGAAACAACCGTTCCATTCATGTCATCGATTTCGATGTCTCTTACGGCTTCCAGTGGCCTTCTCTGATACAGTCGCTATCAGAAAAGGCCACTAGTACCAGCCGTATTTTCCTAAGA CATGGTAACATAGGTAACTGGATTCgggaagaatctgaaggagctgCAAGAAACGGAGTCAAGATTAGTGAGCTTCTCTAA